In the Salvelinus fontinalis isolate EN_2023a unplaced genomic scaffold, ASM2944872v1 scaffold_0780, whole genome shotgun sequence genome, tccctcagaCCTCAGAGGAAGAACcagttgtctctccatctctctcagacCTCAGAGGAAGAACcagttgtctctccatctcccctcaggCCTCAGAGGAAGAACcagttgtctctccatctcccctcagaCCTCAGAGGAAGAACcagttgtctctccatctccctcagaCCTCAGAGGAAGAACcagttgtctctccatctccctcagaCCTCAGAGGAAGAACcagttgtctctccatctccctcagaCCTCAGAGGAAGAACcagttgtctctccatctccctcagaCCTCAGAGGAAGAACcagttgtctctccatctccctcaggCCTCAGAGGAAGGggttgtggctgtgtgtgtgagattgggGCGGCACGCGGTGGGCCGGggcgggggagagggggaggaggggatgggggaggTTAGAGGGGAGGTCCAGGAGGCCGGGGGAGGGCTGGATGGGgtgtgggagagggagggggagagaggggctgtaGGGGAGAGTATGAGGGGGGAGTGGGGAGGTGGAACAGGGACGGAGCATCTGGTTGAGCGTGAGACGAGGCTGGTCACAGTGGAATGGGTTGGTGGGAGAGGGAACACacagacctggagagagagacacatctaTAAACACCAATGTAAATACAACCcagatttatgtttatttattttcccttttgtattttaactatttgcacattgttacaacactgtatatagacataatatgacatttgaaatgtccttattcttttggaactttgtgagtgtaatgtttactgttcatttttattgttaatttcacttttgtatatgatctacctcacttgctttgagagagagagaggaggaaggaggtggagagagtgagagagaggaggaaggagggggagagagaggaggaaggagggggagagagtgagagaggaggaaggagggggagagaggagggagggggagagagaggaggaaggagggggagagagtgagagagaagaggaaggagggggagagagtgagagagaggaggaaggagggagagagagaggagggagggagagagaggggaggaaggagggggagagagaagaggaaggaggaaggagggggagagagtgagagagaggaggaaggagggagagagagaggagggagggagagagagaggaggaaggagggggagagagtgagagagaggaggaaggagggggagagagtgagagagaggaggaaggagggagagagagaggagggagggggagagagaggaggaaggagggggagagagtgagagagaggaggaaggagggggagagagtgagagagaggaggaaggagggggagagagtgagagagaggaggaaggagggggagagagtgagagagaggaggaaggagggggagagagaagaggaaggaggaggagagagtgagagagaggaggaaggagggggagagaaaggagggagggagaaagttaTAGTATTTAGACATTGGCAGTGTGAGTTTATTTTTGacagtaggtaggtgtgtgtgtgtgtgtgtgtgtgtgtgtgtgtgtgtgtgtgtgtgtgtgtgtgtgtgtgtgtgtgtgtgtgtgtgtgtgtgtgtgtgtgtgtgtctctcctcacCTAAGAGGAAGGGGTTGTTGTGGGTCCTGCTAGGAGGATTAGGGGGGATGAGTGCGTCCAGATTGACGAGCGACGCCCCCGTAGGTCCCAGGAAGGCTTCTGGGGTGCGACACATCCGGGGGGCCGCGGAGCCCTGGGGGGGGCCGAGACGGGACAGGTCAAACATCTCCGGACTGCCCCCCCCTCGCCCGTTGACCTCGGGGGACAGAACACGCTCCCCAAACAGGTCTGGTCCTGTAGAGGGGGAGGTAATGACATGAGCAGGAAAACATGCAGTATAAACACAACATACACAGGAAGacaaacacgtgtgtgtgtgtgtgtgtgtgtgtgtgtgtgtgtgtgtgtgtgtgtgtgtgtgtgtgtgtgtgtgtgtgtgtgtgtgtgtgtgtgtgtgtgttaccagtaGGACTGCCAGGTTGAGGTGGTCCCTCCTCTCCTttacactcctcctcctccctgacaGAGAAGAGATCCGTCCTATCAGTACCGTCCACTGTAAGAGGGGGCGGGCTCTCCCAGCCGTGATTGACAGGGCTGGATGATGATGTGAGCGGAGCTTCCCAGGTGGGAGAGCGTGACGGAGCCCAGGGATTGGTTGGGCTGCTGGAGGAGGGGCGGGTCGCCCAGGGACTACCAATCACAGGAGTGTTGGAGTGGACTGCTGTTGAGAGAGAGGGTGCGCACGTTTTGCAATGCAGAGTTTGCATAGcagagtgtgcgtgtgtgagtgtgtgagtgtgtgtgtgtgtgtgtgtgtgtgtgtgtgtgtgtgtgtgtgtgtgtgagcgtgtaccACTCACCCACAGAGtcccaggggtcagaggtcacagcAGGCTGGGCGTTCCAGAGGTCGTCAGCTGGGGGCGGAGCCTCAGAGGGGCCAGAGATATCCACCAGGTTGGACATGGCGGACTGGAGAGAAACAGAATCACAAGCATCTGGTTGTCAAGGAGACGTCATGCTGCCTTCAGAGTGATGGGCTGATTGTTCAGCAGCTATGGGACAAAACAGGCCGGGCTAGCTTacattgttgacaacatgtaaactagaTTTTAGTCTCCAAAATGTTTATTGAAACCATTAATACAtctgcacaatgagcacttgttgtctctcaaatacatcgttacagCGGTTGGTTAGCTAACTAGGGGATGTTTTCAATATTAGCATAGAcgagtcaaaacacctcaaaacaagataaCATGGTATCAATAACGAGACAAAACAAGCTGAAACGATCCCCCACAAGGCACCTTGTTGGTTGCTATCTGACCTTCAAAACCATAACAAAGCatattcatctctctccctctctctctctcaaagcaagaagtagataatatacaaaagtgaaataaacaataaaaatgaacagtaaacattacactcacagaagttacaaaataataaagacattacaaatgccatattatgtatatatacagtgttgtaacgatgcaCAACTGGTTAAAgtgcaaaagggaaaataaatatgggttgtatttacactggttgcccttttcttgtggcaacaggtcacaaatcttgctgctgtgatgtacaCTGTTGAATtccacccagtagatatgggagtttatcaaaatcgggtttgttttcaaattctttgtggatctgtgtaatctgagggaaatatgtctctctaatatggtcatacattgggcaggaggttaggaagtgcagctcagtttccacctaattttgtgggcagtgtgcacatagcctgtcttctcttgagagccaggtctgcctacggcggcctttctcaatagcaaggctatgctcactgagtctgtacatagtcaaagctttccttaagtttgggtcagtcacagtggtcaggtattctgccactgtgtactctctgtttagggccaaatagcattctagtttgctctgtttttttgttaattctttccaatgtgtcaagtaattatctttttgttttgtctaattgttttgctgtcctggggctctgtggggtgtgtttgtgtttatgaacagagccccaggaccagcttgcttaggggactcttctcaaagttcatctctctgtaggtgatggctttgttatggaaggtttgggaatcgcttctctctctctctcactcacacaccccCTCACCTCCCCTGTCCCTGTGTGACTGTCCCTCCTGCTCTCGTCCagggctctctgtctctcacctcccctgtccctgtgtgactgtccctcctgctctcctcaagggctctctgtctctcacctcccctgtccctgtgtgactgtccctcctgctctcctccaggactctctgtctctcacctcccCTGTCCCTGTGTGACTGTCCCTCCTGCTCTCGTCCagggctctctgtctctcacctcccctgtccctgtgtgactgtccctcctgctctcctccaggactctctgtctctcacctcccctgtccctgtgtgactgtccctcctgctctcctccagggctctctgtctctcacctcccCTGTCCCTGTGTGACTGTCCCTCCTGCTCTCGTCCagggctctctgtctctcacctcccctgtccctgtgtgactgtccctcctgctctcctccaggactctctgtctctcacctcccCTGTCCCTGTGTGACTGTCCCTCCTGCTCTCGTCCagggctctctgtctctcacctcccctgtccctgtgtgactgtccctcctgctctcctccaggactctctgtctctcacctcccctgtccctgtgtgactatccctcctgctctcctccagggctctctgtctctcacctcccCTGTCCCTGTGTGACTGTCCCTCCTGCTCTCGTCCagggctctctgtctctcacctcccctgtccctgtgtgactgtccctcctgctctcctccaggactctctgtctctcacctcccctgtccctgtgtgactgtccctcctgctctcctccagggctctctgtctctcacctcccCTGTTCCTGTGTGACTGTccctcctgctctcctccagggctctctgtctctcacctcccctgtccctgtcccatctgtctctcctccaggactctctgtctctcacctcccCTGTCCCTGTGTGACTGTCCCTCCTGCTCTCGTCCAGGACTCTCTGTAAAAACGACTCGTCTCCATGGAGACGACGCTGGTCCTGCAGAGGCGGCATGGTGACATCATCAACACAGTTTCCATGGAGACACTGTGGACAcacgtatgcacgcacacacacacgacgcagacatgacacacacacacacacacacacattacaattaTTTTCACTATATTTTAGGAAAACAACTGAACTGttagaaagaaagacagaaaaggAAAGGGATTGATATTATCAGCCAGTAAAGGAGGAAGCAGAAGGACAAAGTTAAGGTCACCTCAACCATACAGCCCTgtaatggagaggagggagggaggaggagggagaggagaagaggagggggaggagaggaggagggagaggagcaggaggaggagaggagagagggggagaggagggagaggagggaaggatgaggaggaggagagagggagggagaggaggagagagggagggagaggaggagtggaggagaggagagagggagggaggagagggtagagagggagggaaaggaagagaggggagagatagggatgaggaggaggagaggagagagggagggagggagggagaggaggaaaggggagaatgagagggaggaagggatgaaGGAAAAATGGAAGATTAAACTAGGAGAAGGAGCCGACAGAGGTAAGGATGGAATCTGGAGGGGGACAGAATGGTTAGTTAGAGGACAGGATTCACATGGCACTGCAGGAGGTTACCATATACACACTGGTGAAGCAGGCAGAGGAGGGAcaatctgcagtgtgtgtgtgtgtgtgtatgtgtgtgtacctgctcgTGCTCCTCTTTGCTAAGGCTCAGAGCTATCTGTAGCTGTGTGTCATCATCTGTCTCCATAGCAATGGGAGGAGGCGGGGCCAGCTGAAGAGGGGTTGTGTCAGTGATTAGCATCTGACTAACCAATGAGCATTCAGCATCAatcaggagagagcgagagagcgagagtgagagcgagagtgagaacagagacagagacagagacagaccagctGCAGTAAGAACCTAGGGAGTAAGAGGGTAACCACAGCAACACACTTTCCCACATCACTGCTAAGGAAAGGACACagcagggttgtattcattagtgcacacggTAGCTAcatgttttgcaacggaaaaacaaaaacaagcttTTCCTATTGGACAAGTTCATGTAGTCCCCCCCCCAAAGTTTGCTTCCCTTTGGGCCCTAGTTAATACACCCCAGCAGTTGTGTGTAGTAGTCTGTCCCACCACACAGTGGTGCTGTTGAGCTCATTGAGCTGGTGTTGGTGACATCACTGACATGACAGATGTACTCTGAGAGGCGGTGTAGGAGTCCAGCCCACCTCACTGACTCACacttcagaatgtgtgtgtgtttcaccttctcactctcctctctgctcatGGCCAGGGCCAGCTGTAACTGTAGCTCCTCCTCTCCGCTGGTCTGGGGGCGGGCCTGTTCTAGATCACACGCTTCAcgaggagaggatgaagaggctgggggagagagagagagagagacagagacagacagagagagagagacagagagagagagagagacagagagagagacagagagagacagaaacagagagagagagggcagaggagggcgagcgagaggggggacagaaacagatatagagagaggataaATTTTAGCCAGTTGTCTTGTGTTATTCATAGATTTAATCTTTTTCATTGATTGTCCAGACTCaatttgtgctgtgtgtgtgtatgaagttGTGTGGTCGTGCTTGTATATACTCAGTTAAAGGAGAGGTTTAAAATGAGCACACACAGGTGAAGTAAAAGTCTATAAAGTATCATTCTGAATTTGGTACTACATTAAAGGGAAGGTATTAAAGTCTACACTCACAGTTAAAGGGGATGCGTTAGTCTACACTCACAGTTAAAGGGGATGCGTTAAAGTCTACACTCACAGTTAAAGGGGATGCGTTGATGTTTACCCTCACAGTTAAAGGGGAAGCGTTGATGTTTACCCTCACAGTTAAAGGGGAAGCGTTGATGTCTACCCTCACAGTTAAAGGGGAAGTATTAATGTCTACACTCACAGTTAAAGGGGAGGTATTAATGTCTACACTCACAGTTAAAGGGGAAGTATTAATGTCTACACTCACAGTTAAAGGGGAAGTATTAATGTCTACACTCACAGTTAAAGGGGAAGTATTAATGTCTACACTCACAGTTAAAGGGAAAGTATTAATGTCTACACTCACAGTTAAAGGGGAAGTATTAATGTCTACACTCACAGTTAAAGGGGAAGTATTAATGTCTACACTCACAGTTAAAGGGGAAGTATTAATGTCTACACTCACAGTTAAAGGGGAAGTATTAATGTCTACACTCACAGTTAAAGGGGAAGTATTAATGTCTACACTCACAGTTAAAGGGGAAGTATTAATGTCTACACCCACAGTTAAAGGGGAAGTGTTACACTCACAGTTAAAGGGGATGTATTAATGTCTACACTCACAGTTAAAGGGGATGTATTAATGTCTACACTCACAGTTAAAGGGGAAGTATTAATGTCTACACTCACAGTTAAAGGGGAAGTATTAATGTCTACACTCACAGTTAAAGGAGGAGGGCGAGCCCCGGGAGCGGATGAACTCTTCCCCGTAGAATCCTGCCATATTTGGCTGGCTGGTCCTTCGCCCTGGTTGGTACCCTGGAGGTACCACTCCATGTCCCGTCCCTCCTCCCCccgttcctcctcctccccccgttCCAGCCGTCATGCGTTCTTTAGTCGTCAATGCCTGGCTCCTCTCCTGTCTGAGCCGTTCCTCGTCCCTGAGTAGAGACACCAGCTGGCGGGCCTTCTCCCTCACGTTGCCCCCCTGGTCACGGCCATCACGGTCCATGTACTGGAAGTCACGCAGCGTCTACATGGAGACATGAGGATTTAATATCAAATTGATTCCTTTGCATTATATTATATACAcataatgatttacatattttcattaaaaactttattttgatgaattaattcatactatttcatccttccacacgATAATAGTccagacacaaatctagggttgctacccaagccggctggtcgtttgtTCTATCGGTTCAGTGGGCAAAGacccgacccagtcgttcagtctttttgttctgtatctatggacgcgacccagtcgttcagtctttttgttctgtatctatggacgtgacccagtcattcagtctttttgttctgtatgaCCCAGGCGttggttctaaatgttccattgccatactgcctggtaacgttcttatcccttgcttgctagctagccaacgacggctaacttacagtcacgtcaaacagtgcagccagaatcaaagaaaagtagctgcatttccatttgtttaagctgttttctagtgacatttatttggataaatccataacaatgagctagtGAAGGGTTCTtcaactgtccccataggagaaccctttttagttccatgtagaaccctttttggctccaggtagaaccctttttggctccaggtagaaccctttttggttccatgtagaaccctatgtggaaagggttttgcatggaacacaaaagggttctacctgaaaccaaaaagggttattcaaagggttctcctcaggggacagccgaagaaccctttaaggttctcgATAGCACCTTTATTTctaagagaggagagcaggagtcCACTGCAGCATTTATATTATTTTGTGCCAGAACACCCTCCCCACCGTACCCCAGTTTCCCCCACCCACCTGTATGGTGAATGAGTTCTCGCTGCCATTTTGTGCCAGAACACCCTCCCCACCGTACCCCAGTTTCCCCCACCCACCTGTATGGTGAATGAGTTCTCGCTGCCATTTTGTGCCAGAACACCCTCCCCACCGTACCCCAGTTTCCCTCACCCACCTGTATGGTGAATGCGTTCTCGCTGCCATTTTGTGCCAGAACACCCTCCCCACCGTACCCCAGTTTCCCCCACCCACCTGTATGGTGAATGAGTTCTCGCTGCCATTTTGTGCCAGAACACCCACCCCACCGTACCCCAGTTTCCCCCACCCACCTGTATGGTGAATGCGTTCTCGCGGCACTGCTGAGCCACTCTCTCTGAGCCGGTCTTGATCAAGTAGTCGAGCAGCGTCAGGGCCTTGTCATATAACATAACTTTATTTCTACAGCACATTTCGTACAGACACCACAACTCAACATGCTGTACATACTAAACAAACATTTAAATACAGAACTTAAATATATATCCAGATAAAAGACAATAAAAGCTGCATAGAATGATAAAAATGAGAACAAACTCACAGGAATAGGATAATAAAACAAGACCAAAATAGACTGATATAAAGCTGGAAAATGTAACTATTCCAGATTcacattctcattgaaagcaagtctaagaagcggtagatctgctCTATGTGCTCTATTTCTACGCTTCCCCTCTTAAGTGAATTTTTTGGCATATTTTACTTTGGGTTTTGTAcagcagcttcaaacagctgaaagtacaatatttttggttatggaaaatataattCACAGccgtttagatggtacaatgattctctatacAATGGCTGCTTGTTTTGCCACATCACATAAacttagaattttagcaaccaggacaTGGTAAATGTAATGGTGTCTCTTAAAAGGGGTTTACCTTGTAGAAGTAATGGTGTCTCTTTAAAGGTGTTTACCTTGTAGATGTAATGGTGTCTCTTTAAATGTGTTTACCTTGTAGATGTAATGGTGTCTCTTTAAAGGCGTTTACCTTGTAAATGTAATGGTGTCTCTTTAAATGTGTTTACCTTGTAGATGTAATGGTGTCTCTTTAAAGGTGTTTACCTTGTAGATGTAATGGTGTCTCTTTAAATGTGTTTACCTTGTAGATGTAATGGTGTCTCTTTAAAGGTGTTTACCTTGTAAATGTAATGGTGTCTCTTTAAATGTGTTTACCTTGTAAATGTAATGGTGTCTCTTTAAATGTGTTTACCTTGTAGATGTAATGGTGTCTCTTTAAATGTGTTTACCTTGTAGATGTAATGGTGTCTCTTTAAATGTGTTTACCTTGTAGATGTAATGGTGTCTCTATAAAGGTGTTTACCTTGTAGACGTAATGGTGTCTCTTTAAAGGTGTTTACCTTGTAGATGTAATGGTGTCTCTTTAAAGGTGTTTACCTTGTAGATGTAATGGTGTCTCTTTAAAGGCGTTTACCTTGTAGACGTAATGGTGTCTCTATAATGGTGTTTACCTTGTAGACGTAATGGTGTCTCTATAAAGGTGTTTACCTTGTAGACGTAATGTTGTCTCTTTAAAAGGTGTTTACCTTGTAGACGTAATGGTGTCTCTTTAAAGGTGTTTACCTTGTAGACGTAATGGTGTCTCTTTAAAGGTGTTTACCTTGTAGACGTAATGGTGTCTCTATAAAGGTGTTTACCTTGTAGATGTAATGGTGTCTCTTTAAAGGTGTTTACCTTGTAGACGTAATGGTGTCTCTTTAAAGGTGTTTACCTTGTAGACGTAATGGTGTCTCTTTAAAGGTGTTTACCTTGTAGACGTAATGGTGTCTCTTTAAAGGTGTTTACCTTGTAGACGTAATGGTGTCTCTTTAAAGGTGTTTACCTTGTAGACGTGTCGCCAGTTCTTCCCGTGGTCGTTGAGGCGCTTCCAGACCATGCCCATGACCTCAGCAAACGCCACCACGTTAAAGGTGAGGTCAGCGATCTCTGACATCAGCGAGGAGGAGGGGCCCCACGGGTCGTTGGACGTCGCCTCGCGCACCtggttgagggagggagggtaattGGAATGAGAGAAAGTAGTATCACACACCAGGtttagaagaggggggggggggtacaattTCTGGTAACATTTGACCTATAATGATGGGCTGTCTTCTCAATGCCCCAGTGTAGCAGGTGTGAAAGGTAGGGGATACCAATAGTGTAGAAAGGCTTTGTAAGTAGTCAATAAATCATTAATGAACAGGTATCAATTCATAGCTGAGTACGGGACCATCAAACTGAATAGTTAgctacctgacattacaccacagtgctacctgactttacattacaccacagtgctacctggcattacattacaccacagtgctacctgacattacattacaccacagtgctacctgacattacattacaccacagtgctacctgacattacaccacagtgctacctgacattacaccacagggctacctgacattacaccacagtgctacctgacattacaccacagtgctacctgacattacaccacagggctacctgacattacaccacagtgctacctgacattacaccacagtgctacctgacattacattacaccacagtgctacctgacattacattacaccacagtgttacctggcattacattacaccacagtgttacctggcattacattacaccacagtgttacct is a window encoding:
- the LOC129847334 gene encoding epsin-3-like isoform X2 — encoded protein: MTTSALRRQVKNIVHNYSEAEIKVREATSNDPWGPSSSLMSEIADLTFNVVAFAEVMGMVWKRLNDHGKNWRHVYKALTLLDYLIKTGSERVAQQCRENAFTIQTLRDFQYMDRDGRDQGGNVREKARQLVSLLRDEERLRQERSQALTTKERMTAGTGGGGGTGGGGTGHGVVPPGYQPGRRTSQPNMAGFYGEEFIRSRGSPSSFNSSSSSPREACDLEQARPQTSGEEELQLQLALAMSREESEKLAPPPPIAMETDDDTQLQIALSLSKEEHEQCLHGNCVDDVTMPPLQDQRRLHGDESFLQRVLDESRRDSHTGTGESAMSNLVDISGPSEAPPPADDLWNAQPAVTSDPWDSVVHSNTPVIGSPWATRPSSSSPTNPWAPSRSPTWEAPLTSSSSPVNHGWESPPPLTVDGTDRTDLFSVREEEECKGEEGPPQPGSPTGPDLFGERVLSPEVNGRGGGSPEMFDLSRLGPPQGSAAPRMCRTPEAFLGPTGASLVNLDALIPPNPPSRTHNNPFLLGLCVPSPTNPFHCDQPRLTLNQMLRPCSTSPLPPHTLPYSPSLPLPLPHPIQPSPGLLDLPSNLPHPLLPLSPAPAHRVPPQSHTHSHNPFL
- the LOC129847334 gene encoding epsin-3-like isoform X1, encoding MTTSALRRQVKNIVHNYSEAEIKVREATSNDPWGPSSSLMSEIADLTFNVVAFAEVMGMVWKRLNDHGKNWRHVYKALTLLDYLIKTGSERVAQQCRENAFTIQTLRDFQYMDRDGRDQGGNVREKARQLVSLLRDEERLRQERSQALTTKERMTAGTGGGGGTGGGGTGHGVVPPGYQPGRRTSQPNMAGFYGEEFIRSRGSPSSFNSSSSSPREACDLEQARPQTSGEEELQLQLALAMSREESEKLAPPPPIAMETDDDTQLQIALSLSKEEHEQCLHGNCVDDVTMPPLQDQRRLHGDESFLQRVLDESRRDSHTGTGESAMSNLVDISGPSEAPPPADDLWNAQPAVTSDPWDSVAVHSNTPVIGSPWATRPSSSSPTNPWAPSRSPTWEAPLTSSSSPVNHGWESPPPLTVDGTDRTDLFSVREEEECKGEEGPPQPGSPTGPDLFGERVLSPEVNGRGGGSPEMFDLSRLGPPQGSAAPRMCRTPEAFLGPTGASLVNLDALIPPNPPSRTHNNPFLLGLCVPSPTNPFHCDQPRLTLNQMLRPCSTSPLPPHTLPYSPSLPLPLPHPIQPSPGLLDLPSNLPHPLLPLSPAPAHRVPPQSHTHSHNPFL
- the LOC129847334 gene encoding epsin-3-like isoform X5 encodes the protein MTTSALRRQVKNIVHNYSEAEIKVREATSNDPWGPSSSLMSEIADLTFNVVAFAEVMGMVWKRLNDHGKNWRHVYKALTLLDYLIKTGSERVAQQCRENAFTIQTLRDFQYMDRDGRDQGGNVREKARQLVSLLRDEERLRQERSQALTTKERMTAGTGGGGGTGGGGTGHGVVPPGYQPGRRTSQPNMAGFYGEEFIRSRGSPSSFNSSSSSPREACDLEQARPQTSGEEELQLQLALAMSREESEKSAMSNLVDISGPSEAPPPADDLWNAQPAVTSDPWDSVAVHSNTPVIGSPWATRPSSSSPTNPWAPSRSPTWEAPLTSSSSPVNHGWESPPPLTVDGTDRTDLFSVREEEECKGEEGPPQPGSPTGPDLFGERVLSPEVNGRGGGSPEMFDLSRLGPPQGSAAPRMCRTPEAFLGPTGASLVNLDALIPPNPPSRTHNNPFLLGLCVPSPTNPFHCDQPRLTLNQMLRPCSTSPLPPHTLPYSPSLPLPLPHPIQPSPGLLDLPSNLPHPLLPLSPAPAHRVPPQSHTHSHNPFL
- the LOC129847334 gene encoding epsin-3-like isoform X3; its protein translation is MTTSALRRQVKNIVHNYSEAEIKVREATSNDPWGPSSSLMSEIADLTFNVVAFAEVMGMVWKRLNDHGKNWRHVYKALTLLDYLIKTGSERVAQQCRENAFTIQTLRDFQYMDRDGRDQGGNVREKARQLVSLLRDEERLRQERSQALTTKERMTAGTGGGGGTGGGGTGHGVVPPGYQPGRRTSQPNMAGFYGEEFIRSRGSPSSFNSSSSSPREACDLEQARPQTSGEEELQLQLALAMSREESEKCLHGNCVDDVTMPPLQDQRRLHGDESFLQRVLDESRRDSHTGTGESAMSNLVDISGPSEAPPPADDLWNAQPAVTSDPWDSVAVHSNTPVIGSPWATRPSSSSPTNPWAPSRSPTWEAPLTSSSSPVNHGWESPPPLTVDGTDRTDLFSVREEEECKGEEGPPQPGSPTGPDLFGERVLSPEVNGRGGGSPEMFDLSRLGPPQGSAAPRMCRTPEAFLGPTGASLVNLDALIPPNPPSRTHNNPFLLGLCVPSPTNPFHCDQPRLTLNQMLRPCSTSPLPPHTLPYSPSLPLPLPHPIQPSPGLLDLPSNLPHPLLPLSPAPAHRVPPQSHTHSHNPFL
- the LOC129847334 gene encoding epsin-3-like isoform X4, translated to MTTSALRRQVKNIVHNYSEAEIKVREATSNDPWGPSSSLMSEIADLTFNVVAFAEVMGMVWKRLNDHGKNWRHVYKALTLLDYLIKTGSERVAQQCRENAFTIQTLRDFQYMDRDGRDQGGNVREKARQLVSLLRDEERLRQERSQALTTKERMTAGTGGGGGTGGGGTGHGVVPPGYQPGRRTSQPNMAGFYGEEFIRSRGSPSSFNSSSSSPREACDLEQARPQTSGEEELQLQLALAMSREESEKDQRRLHGDESFLQRVLDESRRDSHTGTGESAMSNLVDISGPSEAPPPADDLWNAQPAVTSDPWDSVAVHSNTPVIGSPWATRPSSSSPTNPWAPSRSPTWEAPLTSSSSPVNHGWESPPPLTVDGTDRTDLFSVREEEECKGEEGPPQPGSPTGPDLFGERVLSPEVNGRGGGSPEMFDLSRLGPPQGSAAPRMCRTPEAFLGPTGASLVNLDALIPPNPPSRTHNNPFLLGLCVPSPTNPFHCDQPRLTLNQMLRPCSTSPLPPHTLPYSPSLPLPLPHPIQPSPGLLDLPSNLPHPLLPLSPAPAHRVPPQSHTHSHNPFL